The sequence CATTATAAATGATTAGATACTCTCTTATTACTTAAAGTCATTGTTGTTATTTGAAGCATATGATTTAAGATAGTATCAATTGAACTTTCCATCCCCTCTCACTTCTATTGAAGCCTTTTTCTTTCCTTTaaagttgaagaaataAGTCCATCTAGTAGAGAAGTGTCGAATATATTTACACTAAACGTCATCCATCCCCTGTATATTGTAATCtacaattgatttaataatgatcCAACGAGTATTTTCAAGATCTATTCACTATAGTAGACCAGCACAAAATCTAAACAACGTACGTTTAACGTTGTTTTCTAAAGCCAATTGTGGTTTGTGCACGAAGGCCAAGACTGTTTTAAGTTCTGTTCTTGAGGAAGacaaatataaagataaGGTGCAGCTCaatttaattgatattgattCTCCAAATAATAAGGAATGGTGGGAcaaatattgttttgaTATTCCTGTTCTGCATATAGAAAACAACAAATCAGGTGAGATATCGAAGATATTTCATAAGATGACAGAATCAGAGGTTAAAGATGGTATTCATGAAATGGAATAAGAGTATCTCTATCTGATTTCATTGCATATTCAATCATTTTGCTGATCATTTCACCCTTGGAATCATTACGTTTGGAGGTATAATTGAAACAAATGTGCTTTTCTGAAGGACAGAAACTGCTGatctttataatatattaatatattcttttactATTTGCcacatatttatataaatttatacatattttgcaagatataatatttagtTCAATTACAATCACGATTTATTATTGAGAAACTGTTTATTTGATTCCCTTTCGTTTCTTCACTGATGAAGTTTGCACAGGATTAGGAcctttttctaatttacTTGTAAAATCATCAGataataacattttcttTCTGGTATTAGGATATGGATCGTGTGTGTAATGTGAATTGTTTCTCTGGTTCGGTTTCTTGTTAATTTTTAGTTCAACCTGAGATGGGAAAATCATCtctaaatcatcatttaatGATGACGAAAGATCAAAATTATCGTAGCTCTTAATGATATTATCCTCCTTTGGTTCTTCTTGAATAATTAACTTTTCTTTTGCTATAgttttttttctctttttattaGTGGTATTCTCTAATTGAGATAGTAGTAAACTATCTTTCTCTCCTTCTAAAGTTTTCGTGTCTCTCTTTTGAATGTTATTAGGTTTGCTAGTAGTTGCATTTGGTCTGCTCATGTTAGACTGTgcatttttataatttttcaactgATTGGTTTCCTTCTCTAAAACTTTAACTTCATTAGCCAACTTCAAAATCCGATTTTccttttcttcaattttatcaagtAAGTCTAACTTTTCAGACATATATTCTTGCTTATCAGATTCCAATTcgattattttttgttggAACCTTTTGACACTGCTACTATTCTCTTCAAAATTAGATTTGTTATTCtctattgttttttttaatgtataattctcttcttttaattcCAATTCGCCTGCTTTTAAGTGAACTAACTCGATATTAAGTTCACTTACTTGATCGAGCAGTTTTTGATGGTTCTCAAactttttattgttttcatGGCTGAGCTGTTCTTTGGACTCTTCTAAACGCTTTAccatattttttaacataTCATTTTCTGATGTTAGAGTATTGGAAATTGTGACTTGTGACGCCAACTTATTTTCATAGTTTGCTGACGAATTCGATTCAagattttttaatctttcAATGCTCTTTTCATACTCTGACACTTtctctaataatttttcagtttgaTCTTTTAAAcacttttcattttcttcgAGAGTTGTGGTTGaaagtttcaaatttcCTACttgattcaataattcCTCGTATTGTGCTTCTTTTGTACCAATTGAAGTTAATAATTGAGTTTTCTGTATTTTTAGTTCAGTATTTTCTTGTGACACAGTTTCTAACTTCTTTTCGAATTCCTTATATTCCGACATAAGAgatgaaaattttgaaatttcagcattaatttgatttctATCTTCAACTAACTGGATCTTAACTTCATCAATacaatttttcatattattGCTGTTTTCTATGACTTTATCATTGCCATTATGAATATTCTGcataattgatttttctaAAGTTGAAGAAGAGTCAGAGACCGTATTAGAAAAACTTGagttaattgaattaataatattattattttcagttTTGCAAAACTCTTTTAAGATTACGACATCATCTTGATAATTCTgtttaatgttattttcattttcttttaattttatttcaaacGTTTTCAAGATCTCTTCTTTCGTATTTGAACTTTCATcttttaaacaattaatgaatctctcattaataaatgttttCAACATAGAATcgaattcattaaaattttttttcatcgATTCATTTATTTCAGTATTTTGTGTTTTTATAGTGTTGAATTCCAagattaaattattattccTGATCTTTTCTTCACTAAGCTGACCAGAACAATCATCTAGTTCTTTCTGTAgatattcaatttctttattttttttatttaattccGTTTCTGTCATCATTTTTGatcttttcaaatttgacACAGTGACACCGATACTTTCATAATTAGTTTTAAGATCGTTGATTTTTGCAACAACTAACTGATTGGTTTTCTTTAAGTCatgtaatttattatcattatgATTCTTTTGCTCGTCAAACCATTTGATCTTTTGCTCTAGATCgcaaattttttttttgtattcaGCAAATTTTGAAGCAAGTTTATTAGTCTCTTCATCAGTGGcttgtattttatttttcaattttttattatcttgtTGTGCATTTTGTAActcaatttttaaaacagAGCATATTTTTTGGGTATTATTGAACGCATCAAGTAAAACATCATTAGATGAGGTCTCTAACGAATGATTGTTATAATTGGTGTCCGTATTTTTAGCCCCAGTATTAATGGAGGTAAGTTTTTTATCAACCACAGTTGAGGTATCTTCTGGGTAATTATTCGCAGTATCAGGATAAAACATGTTAGTTGGAGTCAAGTTTCTTACCTCAGTTATTTCTAgttcatcttcttcactttcatcaaattttttattactaATTGATGGAGCGACagaaatatctttattgtCTTTAATAGCTTTCTTATCCATAATATTACCTGTAGTATCTTCTGTTGCATTAGTATTATCAGGTGATAAAATTGCACTAGAAAACATTTGCGAGGAATGTTCGCTGTTAGAGCCATAAAAGGTTTCGTTTACCGAATTTAAGTTACCTTTGATCTCATCTTTACGTTTAGCTTCggaaatatcatttaaattggTTGATTGCTCATTTTGATCTCTTAAAGATAAACGTGAGAATATATTAGTTCGTGGTTTAAAAGCAACGGAATTATCTCTAAAGAAATTAGACATTTTGAATAGAGTTCCAGaaacaattatattaatttttgtaattagCCGCCAATACTCAAATTCTCAAATATAGTTCGATGTATACAGAAACAGTTTAGCAACTCAACTACTTGAATTTTGAACACTGGCTCagttatataaaataaatgtaaaGGCATAACCAAAGTTATAATGGtttcttttaaaagaatattgCATTTTAAAAGTAATAGTTACAATTAATCAAGTTGCCGTCGGTTTGTTTTTCGTATCTTCAgctttttttgttttttgcCGCCAAACTTTAACATCATGCACAACCCTATATATGTAGACaaatataagaatataAATCTAACTATATCTGTAATCGTATACTTCCAAtacattttattatcttaGTACTGAGAAAGTATATTATCAAAAGTTAAGGTACTATTATATTGTAAGTATatcataataaaataagtgTTCGACTGCAATGTCTGTATTGGTGCGTGGAGATAAATTTGCTTATTTGATACTAAGAGATTGTTGTTATAGTTAAATTCgaaaattatcaaaataacGTATTTTTATAACTCTATTGTCAGGTGTATAAAACTCACCAGTGAACAGCTTTggaatataatatatatgtctatatattcaattcataCTATGACACCATTTATTGTTATCTCTTTTTTAAAGCctcaaaaaatttacaatttcGGTGAAAAGAGAGCAACAGgaagaaagaaaagtaagaaaaaagaaaccCATATCCAAGAAGTTAACTTGTGTTGTTAAGGAGATATAAcgaaatatctttaaattcattcTGTGTTTCAAAAAgctataatatatttatggGCAGGATATTTTATAGTTAATTAAAAACTGCTAAGTAACTGGCTATCATTATATGCAAAGTGTTTAAACGGATTAATTTACTACCATAACGGTCGCTATCGAAACTAATAAGACTATACTTTCGTGTCgttttgttttgttaattcaatttaatataatttactAATGTGTAATTGATACACAATATTTTGCATTATATTAGAATAAGTTCAAAAAACTCTGAAA comes from Tetrapisispora phaffii CBS 4417 chromosome 4, complete genome and encodes:
- the ZIP1 gene encoding Zip1p (similar to Saccharomyces cerevisiae ZIP1 (YDR285W); ancestral locus Anc_5.296) — its product is MSNFFRDNSVAFKPRTNIFSRLSLRDQNEQSTNLNDISEAKRKDEIKGNLNSVNETFYGSNSEHSSQMFSSAILSPDNTNATEDTTGNIMDKKAIKDNKDISVAPSISNKKFDESEEDELEITEVRNLTPTNMFYPDTANNYPEDTSTVVDKKLTSINTGAKNTDTNYNNHSLETSSNDVLLDAFNNTQKICSVLKIELQNAQQDNKKLKNKIQATDEETNKLASKFAEYKKKICDLEQKIKWFDEQKNHNDNKLHDLKKTNQLVVAKINDLKTNYESIGVTVSNLKRSKMMTETELNKKNKEIEYLQKELDDCSGQLSEEKIRNNNLILEFNTIKTQNTEINESMKKNFNEFDSMLKTFINERFINCLKDESSNTKEEILKTFEIKLKENENNIKQNYQDDVVILKEFCKTENNNIINSINSSFSNTVSDSSSTLEKSIMQNIHNGNDKVIENSNNMKNCIDEVKIQLVEDRNQINAEISKFSSLMSEYKEFEKKLETVSQENTELKIQKTQLLTSIGTKEAQYEELLNQVGNLKLSTTTLEENEKCLKDQTEKLLEKVSEYEKSIERLKNLESNSSANYENKLASQVTISNTLTSENDMLKNMVKRLEESKEQLSHENNKKFENHQKLLDQVSELNIELVHLKAGELELKEENYTLKKTIENNKSNFEENSSSVKRFQQKIIELESDKQEYMSEKLDLLDKIEEKENRILKLANEVKVLEKETNQLKNYKNAQSNMSRPNATTSKPNNIQKRDTKTLEGEKDSLLLSQLENTTNKKRKKTIAKEKLIIQEEPKEDNIIKSYDNFDLSSSLNDDLEMIFPSQVELKINKKPNQRNNSHYTHDPYPNTRKKMLLSDDFTSKLEKGPNPVQTSSVKKRKGIK
- the MGP12 gene encoding Mgp12p (similar to Saccharomyces cerevisiae YDR286C; ancestral locus Anc_5.295) codes for the protein MIQRVFSRSIHYSRPAQNLNNVRLTLFSKANCGLCTKAKTVLSSVLEEDKYKDKVQLNLIDIDSPNNKEWWDKYCFDIPVLHIENNKSGEISKIFHKMTESEVKDGIHEME